In Methanosarcina barkeri MS, a single window of DNA contains:
- the mtaA gene encoding methylcobamide:CoM methyltransferase MtaA produces MSQFTLRDRFEKALKGEAVDIIPVCSVTQTGTVELMETTGAYWPQANFNADKMAALALAGYEIAGFENVRCPFDITVLAETLGCAVDEGSIDMQPYITDFPCKNKKDVKNIMVPDSLLESRRTSVVLEAVEILNEKVGETVPVVAGVVGPAGLAFMLAGIKNYITWFVKDTEVVEELMGVLNDACIEYANGLLERGANAITLIDSEAGPDIISPQMFEESVFPLYRKFCRKVKGLKVLHMCGDATAVLNSLGDTGFDGVSVEEKVNVSSAKAAIGDRVRLIGNISPSDTLLAKGPEAVLIEATACLEDGIDILAPGCGLAPHTPLENIKALVRARDDYFLQ; encoded by the coding sequence ATGAGTCAATTTACCCTGAGAGATAGATTTGAAAAGGCACTCAAAGGAGAGGCTGTAGACATTATCCCTGTCTGTTCCGTAACTCAGACAGGCACTGTAGAACTAATGGAAACGACTGGAGCATACTGGCCCCAGGCAAATTTCAATGCCGATAAGATGGCTGCACTTGCACTTGCCGGGTATGAGATTGCAGGATTTGAGAATGTACGCTGTCCTTTCGACATTACCGTACTTGCAGAGACCCTTGGCTGCGCAGTAGACGAAGGAAGTATAGATATGCAGCCTTATATAACGGATTTCCCCTGCAAAAACAAGAAAGATGTGAAGAATATAATGGTTCCGGATTCTCTTCTTGAGAGCAGGCGGACCTCAGTAGTCCTGGAAGCAGTTGAAATTCTGAATGAAAAAGTAGGAGAGACGGTGCCTGTTGTTGCAGGGGTTGTTGGCCCTGCTGGACTTGCCTTCATGCTTGCCGGAATAAAAAATTATATTACATGGTTTGTGAAGGATACTGAAGTTGTTGAGGAACTAATGGGAGTTCTTAACGATGCCTGCATAGAATATGCCAATGGCCTGCTTGAAAGAGGCGCAAATGCCATAACCCTTATAGATTCCGAAGCCGGGCCTGATATTATTTCCCCTCAGATGTTCGAAGAATCGGTCTTTCCCCTTTACAGGAAATTTTGCAGGAAAGTAAAAGGCTTGAAAGTCCTTCACATGTGTGGCGACGCCACAGCCGTTCTTAATTCTCTCGGAGATACAGGTTTTGACGGGGTAAGCGTTGAAGAAAAAGTAAATGTAAGTTCTGCAAAAGCGGCTATAGGCGATCGGGTACGGCTTATAGGAAATATTTCTCCATCCGATACTCTGCTCGCAAAAGGGCCTGAAGCAGTTCTCATTGAAGCTACTGCCTGCCTTGAAGATGGAATTGATATCCTTGCTCCAGGTTGTGGACTTGCTCCACATACTCCACTTGAGAATATAAAGGCACTTGTCAGAGCAAGAGATGATTACTTCTTACAGTAA
- a CDS encoding histidine kinase N-terminal 7TM domain-containing protein — protein sequence MGAFIFSGVMSTLLAIKANKAFKYRRMDFSKYFILIMLSMSLWSVNYAFEVGFMDIKLKYLFARLEYIGMAFAPVAWFLFASEYSGVRKEFIRKYQKEFFIMPFLIILLMLTNSSHGMYFSGYYLDVSRGFPLLVLIHGPFFWIFYIYSFILIFLGIFFFFNQFVHLTAPYRAQAAIALTAACIPVLGNILHIADVGPFAFLDPTPFAFTITGLILFWGIMQHEFLNIIPIARENVIESMNDGYIVVDLSDTIVDINKAALELAEKTKKEVLGRKLNELFGNEVQMLQSEAHEGNFNKEIFLKNGLETKLFTLSVSTLLTKDDEEGRLLMMHDTTETYRYQEDLKQANKKINLMSNITRHDILNQVNVLSGYTELISETLPENVKNDPRIVKYLKNLNKGIETIHSQIVFTKDYQELGVVSPIWQSVSNTAREAAFPFSGQSLKFSIEESRVEIYADPLLKKAFYNLFDNAGSHGEHVTEISVSSRRVDDNLVIEVKDDGIGVSSEMKELIFQKSIGKNTGLGLFLVKGILSITGMEIKETGTEGTGARFEIIVPSSNWRVKTYQ from the coding sequence ATGGGAGCATTCATTTTTTCAGGAGTTATGTCGACTTTGCTTGCGATCAAAGCTAACAAAGCCTTCAAGTACCGCAGGATGGATTTCTCAAAATATTTCATACTTATTATGCTAAGCATGTCTCTATGGTCCGTTAATTATGCCTTTGAGGTCGGATTCATGGATATCAAGCTCAAATATCTCTTTGCCCGTCTCGAGTATATTGGGATGGCATTTGCTCCAGTAGCATGGTTTTTATTTGCATCGGAATACTCAGGGGTACGTAAGGAATTCATAAGGAAATATCAGAAAGAATTTTTCATAATGCCTTTTCTCATAATCCTTCTGATGCTTACAAATAGCTCTCACGGAATGTATTTTTCAGGTTATTACCTGGACGTCTCAAGGGGATTTCCTCTTCTTGTGCTCATACACGGGCCTTTTTTCTGGATATTTTATATCTATTCTTTTATTCTAATTTTTCTTGGAATTTTCTTCTTCTTCAATCAGTTTGTCCATCTAACTGCACCCTACAGGGCTCAGGCAGCAATTGCTCTAACGGCAGCCTGTATTCCAGTTCTGGGGAATATTCTTCATATAGCGGATGTAGGTCCTTTTGCATTCCTTGACCCGACTCCTTTTGCATTTACAATTACAGGTTTGATTCTCTTCTGGGGTATCATGCAGCATGAGTTCCTTAACATTATTCCGATTGCTAGAGAAAACGTAATCGAATCCATGAATGATGGATATATCGTAGTAGACCTTTCAGATACCATAGTAGATATCAATAAGGCTGCTCTTGAACTGGCAGAAAAAACAAAAAAGGAGGTTCTCGGGAGAAAATTAAATGAGCTTTTTGGGAATGAAGTACAAATGCTTCAGAGTGAAGCTCATGAGGGCAATTTCAACAAAGAAATTTTCTTGAAGAACGGGCTTGAAACAAAACTTTTTACTCTTAGTGTCAGCACCCTTCTAACAAAAGATGATGAAGAAGGCAGGCTACTAATGATGCATGACACTACTGAAACATATAGGTATCAAGAGGATCTGAAACAGGCTAATAAGAAGATAAACCTCATGAGCAACATTACCAGACATGATATTCTTAACCAGGTGAATGTACTTTCCGGGTACACCGAACTAATTTCTGAAACTCTTCCTGAAAATGTCAAGAATGATCCCCGAATAGTGAAGTATCTGAAAAATCTCAATAAAGGTATTGAAACAATCCACAGCCAGATTGTTTTCACCAAAGACTACCAGGAACTCGGAGTAGTTTCTCCGATCTGGCAATCCGTAAGTAATACAGCAAGAGAAGCAGCTTTTCCCTTCTCTGGTCAGAGCTTGAAGTTTTCTATTGAGGAAAGCAGAGTGGAAATCTATGCTGATCCACTGCTGAAAAAAGCTTTTTACAATCTCTTTGACAACGCAGGGTCACATGGAGAGCACGTAACTGAAATTAGTGTTAGTTCACGCAGGGTTGATGACAATCTTGTAATTGAGGTAAAAGATGATGGTATAGGAGTTTCTTCTGAAATGAAAGAGCTGATTTTTCAAAAATCCATAGGGAAAAATACAGGACTTGGGCTTTTCCTTGTTAAAGGTATTCTATCCATTACAGGCATGGAGATTAAAGAAACCGGAACTGAAGGAACAGGTGCAAGATTTGAAATTATAGTGCCCTCTAGTAACTGGAGAGTAAAAACTTATCAATAA
- a CDS encoding GNAT family N-acetyltransferase, whose protein sequence is MQERDKPKSPVIREATPQDTQEILEIFNYYIDNSFAAYLEIPVGPEFFKTSHDESEPNKSEPYPFYVMEEDNRVIGLGALRPYLPFPNFQHTGVLSYFILPEYTRKGQGTKLLNFLCQEAKKKNMKSLLANVSSKNQASLNFHLKHGFVECGRFKDAGTKFGKYFDIVWFQKFLEESME, encoded by the coding sequence ATGCAGGAAAGAGATAAGCCCAAATCCCCTGTGATAAGAGAGGCTACACCGCAAGATACTCAGGAAATACTTGAAATCTTTAATTACTATATAGATAATAGTTTTGCAGCCTACCTCGAAATCCCTGTTGGCCCGGAATTTTTCAAAACCTCACACGATGAGAGTGAACCGAACAAAAGTGAGCCTTACCCTTTTTACGTAATGGAAGAAGATAACAGAGTGATCGGTCTCGGAGCCCTTAGGCCGTATTTACCCTTCCCTAATTTTCAGCACACCGGAGTACTCTCATATTTTATCCTGCCAGAATACACAAGAAAAGGCCAGGGAACAAAGCTGCTAAATTTCCTGTGTCAGGAAGCTAAAAAGAAGAATATGAAAAGCCTCCTTGCAAATGTCTCCTCGAAAAACCAGGCCAGCCTGAATTTTCACCTTAAACATGGATTTGTAGAATGCGGCAGGTTTAAAGATGCAGGAACGAAGTTCGGAAAGTACTTTGATATTGTGTGGTTTCAGAAGTTCCTGGAAGAAAGCATGGAATAG